A window from Marinagarivorans cellulosilyticus encodes these proteins:
- a CDS encoding AHH domain-containing protein, protein MVDVFRGERQTPLTWELSPLDLSIQEYERKCKDYHYRKLKKTNETPSERDQRLLELSKAKAHLDTEYLKLYTMAQVDGKLQAYRDEFKHLQRRERQREYEREGHHPTEVLESNLRASGRAQPSPRYTAHHIVEGQGKLAETKLARAQLFRHDVRINDSDNGVWMPMSEADRGHWAMPKAVPHSRIHTHNYERWVSLGLRGLRSELTIRAKLTFFRTMLKHGLQPEKVLKKPDPNWNGKDNV, encoded by the coding sequence ATGGTAGATGTATTCAGAGGCGAGCGCCAGACGCCGCTAACATGGGAGCTCAGCCCTCTCGACTTATCTATTCAAGAGTATGAGCGCAAGTGTAAGGACTATCACTACCGTAAGCTCAAGAAAACCAACGAAACGCCGTCCGAGCGCGACCAACGCTTGCTTGAGCTCAGCAAGGCCAAAGCCCACCTAGATACAGAATATCTTAAGCTATACACAATGGCCCAGGTAGACGGAAAACTCCAAGCCTACCGCGACGAGTTTAAACACCTTCAACGCCGAGAGCGCCAACGCGAATACGAGCGAGAAGGGCACCACCCAACCGAAGTGTTAGAGTCTAACCTACGAGCATCCGGGCGAGCACAACCCAGCCCAAGGTATACCGCTCATCATATCGTAGAGGGTCAAGGTAAGCTCGCGGAAACAAAGCTAGCTCGAGCTCAACTGTTTCGACATGACGTCAGGATCAACGATTCAGACAATGGCGTTTGGATGCCAATGTCTGAGGCGGATAGAGGGCATTGGGCAATGCCAAAGGCTGTCCCTCACAGCCGAATACATACTCATAATTATGAGCGTTGGGTTTCTCTCGGCCTACGAGGCCTAAGATCTGAGCTCACGATACGTGCGAAGTTGACGTTCTTTCGAACGATGCTTAAGCACGGCCTGCAGCCTGAAAAAGTCCTCAAAAAGCCCGACCCTAATTGGAATGGTAAAGACAATGTATAG